One stretch of Punica granatum isolate Tunisia-2019 chromosome 5, ASM765513v2, whole genome shotgun sequence DNA includes these proteins:
- the LOC116209384 gene encoding uncharacterized protein DDB_G0275933: protein MGYVQEARENHVKKKVEEALRSKMKQKALKECDEYTSKYAQCASGRTISVIWQCRKQAKELNDCLHHYTNDAVLEQMKKEYVEEKTPAKI from the exons ATGGGATACGTGCAGGAGGCGCGTGAAAATCATGTGAAGAAGAAGGTCGAAGAAG CTTTGCGCAGTAAAATGAAGCAGAAGGCACTAAAAGAGTGTGACGAGTACACCTCAAAGTATGCACAATGTGCCTCCGGAAGAACAATTTCAGTCATTTGGCAGTGTCGCAAACAGGCTAAAGAACTGAATGACTGCCTTCACCACTA CACCAATGATGCGGTACTGGAGCAAATGAAGAAAGAATACGTGGAAGAGAAGACTCCTGCGAAAATTTAA
- the LOC116209383 gene encoding 14-3-3-like protein A, translating to MSPSDSSREDNVYMAKLAEQAERYEEMVEFMEKVAKTVDVEELTVEERNLLSVAYKNVIGARRASWRIISSIEQKEESRGNEDHVVIIKDYRGKIESELSKICDGILSLLESHLIPSASSAESKVFYLKMKGDYHRYLAEFKTGAERKEAAESTLLAYKSAQDIALAELAPTHPIRLGLALNFSVFYYEILNSPDRACNLAKQAFDEAISELDTLGEESYKDSTLIMQLLRDNLTLWTSDLPEDAGDEIKEASKRDSGEGQQ from the exons ATGTCGCCATCTGATTCTTCTCGGGAGGATAATGTCTACATGGCTAAGTTAGCTGAGCAGGCTGAGAGGTATGAGGAAATGGTGGAATTCATGGAGAAAGTAGCCAAGACTGTGGATGTTGAGGAGCTCACTGTTGAGGAGCGTAATCTCCTGTCTGTTGCATACAAGAATGTGATTGGGGCCAGGAGGGCTTCATGGAGAATTATCTCGTCTATTGAGCAGAAGGAAGAAAGCAGGGGAAACGAGGATCATGTTGTAATTATTAAGGACTACAGAGGGAAGATTGAATCCGAACTCAGCAAAATCTGTGATGGAATCCTCAGTCTCCTTGAATCGCACCTCATTCCTTCAGCTTCATCTGCTGAGTCTAAGGTTTTCTATCTTAAGATGAAGGGTGACTACCATAGGTACCTAGCCGAGTTTAAGACTGGAGCTGAAAGGAAGGAAGCTGCTGAGAGCACTCTGTTGGCTTACAAATCTGCTCAG GATATTGCTCTTGCTGAACTAGCTCCCACTCATCCGATAAGGCTGGGACTTGCCCTGAATTTCTCAGTGTTCTACTATGAGATTTTGAACTCTCCTGATCGtgcctgcaaccttgccaagcAG GCCTTTGATGAGGCTATCTCTGAGCTTGACACTTTGGGTGAGGAGTCCTACAAGGATAGCACATTGATCATGCAACTTCTACGGGACAATCTGACGCTCTGGACTTCTGATCTCCCG GAGGATGCTGGAGATGAGATTAAGGAAGCTTCTAAGCGGGACTCTGGGGAGGGACAGCAGTGA
- the LOC116209382 gene encoding uncharacterized protein LOC116209382 → MSMNMAASLARGDTILCTHEPRFGICNSPSLHPGQPLRCLVQTRLRPSVSISTRHQPIRRVEVLARAADSPSSVSKAVVPDEGFSLAKVSFGVIGLGAGISLLSYGFGAYFNVLPGSEWSALMLTYGFPLAIIGMALKYAELKPVPCLTYSDAQALKETCATPILKQVKNDVTRYRYGDEQHLDEALKRIFQYGRAGGIPRGSAPKLQMIREEVTEEGKYCLVLVFEAKDLQLSDFEQRQAKFASFFGPGIAAEIGKGEDNLYEVKLISNTTPSASS, encoded by the exons ATGAGCATGAATATGGCGGCTTCTTTAGCTAGGGGAGATACAATCCTCTGCACTCACGAACCCCGATTCGGAATCTGCAACTCCCCTTCTCTCCACCCGGGGCAGCCCCTCCGATGCCTCGTTCAGACTCGATTGCGACCGTCTGTCTCCATTTCGACACGCCATCAGCCGATCAGGAGGGTAGAGGTCTTGGCCAGAGCAGCCGATTCGCCATCTTCCGTCAGCAAGGCCGTCGTCCCTGACGAAGGGTTCTCTCTCGCCAAG GTGTCATTTGGTGTTATCGGATTGGGTGCTGGGATCTCCTTATTGTC TTACGGGTTTGGAGCGTACTTCAATGTACTTCCAGGATCAGAATGGTCAGCCTTGATGTTAACCTACGGCTTCCCGCTTGCAATTATTGGCATGGCTCTCAAG TATGCAGAGCTCAAGCCAGTGCCGTGCTTGACGTATTCAGATGCACAAGCGCTGAAGGAAACATGCGCCACCCCAATCTTGAAGCAG GTGAAAAATGATGTCACAAGATACCGTTATGGGGATGAGCAGCATCTGGATGAAGCTTTGAAAAGAATCTTCCAGTATGGTCGG GCTGGAGGAATCCCACGAGGGAGTGCGCCTAAATTGCAAATGATCCGTGAAGAA GTCACTGAGGAAGGTAAATACTGCTTAGTTTTGGTATTCGAGGCAAAGGACCTGCAGCTGTCTGATTTTGAGCAAAGACag GCAAAGTTTGCTTCATTCTTTGGACCTGGGATTGCGGCTGAAATCG GGAAAGGAGAAGATAATCTGTATGAAGTGAAATTAATCTCCAACACGACTCCCAGTGCTTCATCATAG